From the Cryptosporidium parvum Iowa II chromosome 2, whole genome shotgun sequence genome, one window contains:
- a CDS encoding SAP+PHD+MIZ domains containing protein has protein sequence MDRNGWSEYLKKQRLQDLKSLAKQLGIYIKSNTKKSDCIDIILNNSPDTPLSSNNLDFILKEKISNDQHNFPSETSILSNISESTNLNNIKISEYFHTASDTICDSSCSMCQKNLSDSIVNCDACYRPFHSRCVGFDIKRAEFNNNHMMVFMESISKKDGKKSKANLINFICPFCRFFVIDPYNKIIKPLFFTTFYSYTAIHNIHPKYGNINFNNSSHLPHFTSKYSFSPNLFLNNDLESNDPDAFNIMVYCLRLDRMDLNHEFPRVLFIKANGKVIQNIESPSYDHIRRDCPLYLKDYLVNNQLMTKQNVNITFSTLNALLKDSENGELLPIPTAPYIIGLFLTKTISCDNILDTILSEGTLSIEISKAHFKNILENKIQSSIYNQLYDDSSDEIICLNKDQYLNTLCPLTMDTIELPGRGIFCHHINCFDIKAFIQINSTIKAFNTRWKCPLCYQIIRPGMLKIDSFVKMIIKNPTIPRENNKILINSEIFDRIKQNEDIPREMLLKTSNSIKYEFPKANSLNSPINEHLTIIKEKSSQNSDLSLSNNIKDCFDFQNEVIDISDDDDENEMIDDRFIVNDDELNSLFSNSDYIDINNGNANCSEQSKETVFQNYSEDSILLDNKKKRKVSEGQFLSQSSGRLENTSNGDKTSISLRL, from the coding sequence ATGGACAGAAATGGTTGGAGtgaatatttgaagaagCAAAGACTTCAGGACTTAAAATCCTTAGCAAAACAACTTGGTATTTACATTAAATccaatacaaaaaaaagtgaTTGTATCGACATCATTCTGAATAATTCCCCTGACACTCCTCTAAGTTCCAATAATCTTGATTTTAtacttaaagaaaaaatatcaaatgaTCAACACAATTTTCCTTCTGAAACATCAATTTTGTCCAATATTAGTGAGTCaactaatttaaataacaTTAAAATAAGTGAGTATTTTCATACTGCTTCGGATACTATTTGCGATTCATCTTGTTCCATGTGCCAAAAAAACCTTTCCGATAGTATAGTTAACTGCGATGCTTGTTACAGACCATTTCACTCTCGCTGTGTAGGTTTTGATATCAAAAGAGCtgaattcaataataatcatatGATGGTTTTCATGGAAAGTAtatcaaaaaaagatgGCAAAAAATCCAAGgctaatttaattaattttatttgcCCGTTTTGTAGATTCTTTGTAATCGACCCATATAACAAAATAATCAAGCCACTTTTTTTTACGACTTTTTATTCTTACACAGCAATTCACAATATACATCCAAAGTATGGAAAcattaactttaataaCTCAAGCCATCTTCCTCACTTTACATCTAAGTATTCTTTCTCTCCAAAtctatttttgaataatgaTTTAGAATCTAATGACCCGGATGCTTTCAATATTATGGTTTATTGTCTAAGACTTGATAGAATGGATCTTAATCATGAGTTCCCAAGAGTCctatttattaaagctAATGGAAAGGTTATTCAAAACATTGAATCTCCGAGCTACGATCATATTAGAAGAGATTGTCCATTATATTTGAAGGATTATTTAGTTAATAATCAATTGATGACAAAGCAAAATGTCAATATTACGTTTAGCACATTAAATGCACTACTTAAAGACTCAGAAAATGGTGAGTTGTTGCCTATTCCTACGGCACCGTATATAATTGGCTTGTTTTTAACCAAAACAATAAGTTGCgataatattttggatACTATACTTTCTGAAGGCACATTATCcattgaaatttcaaaagctcacttcaaaaatattttagaaaataagaTCCAATCATCTATATATAACCAATTATATGATGACTCATCAGATGAGATAATCTGCTTGAATAAAGACCAGTATTTAAATACCTTATGCCCTTTAACTATGGATACCATTGAACTTCCTGGACGTGGCATATTTTGCCATCATATAAACTgttttgatattaaagcttttattcaaattaactCTACAATTAAGGCATTTAACACCAGATGGAAATGCCCCTTATGTTACCAAATAATTAGACCAGGCATGCTCAAAATAGACAGCTTTGTCAAGATGATTATTAAAAACCCCACTATACCCAGAGAAAACAATAAAATTCTGataaattctgaaatttttgatcgaattaaacaaaatgaAGATATACCCAGAGAAATGCTTTTAAAAACCTcgaattcaattaaatacGAGTTTCCAAAGGCCAACTCGTTAAATTCGCCAATTAACGAGCATCTAActataataaaagaaaaatcttCTCAAAATTCAGATTTATCCTTGTCaaacaatattaaagattgtTTTGATTTTCAAAACGAGGTAATTGACATAtctgatgatgatgatgaaaatgagaTGATAGATGATCGTTTTATAGTTAACGATGATGAGCTCAATTCTTTGTTCAGCAACTCTGACTACATAGatataaataatggaaatgCGAATTGTTCTGAACAAAGCAAAGAAACagtatttcaaaattatagCGAAGACTCAATTCTTCtagataataaaaaaaaaagaaaagtttCAGAGGGCCAATTTCTTAGTCAAAGTTCTGGAAGGCTAGAAAACACTTCTAATGGTGACAAGACATCGATTTCACTTAGATTATAG
- a CDS encoding protein kinase, which yields MEAVKGERGIVQIKGCFYSLTPGGIIMQNIVMPLMTKSLGVFIRENRALRKQNSSHRISPELVKNLSFQIVNGLAALHSSGYTHRDFKPDNILLMDTDDSERKFPTINICDLGKL from the coding sequence ATGGAGGCAGTTAAAGGAGAAAGGGGGATTGTACAAATTAAAGGATGTTTTTATAGTTTAACGCCAGGAGGAATAATAATGCAAAACATTGTAATGCCATTAATGACAAAAAGTTTAGGCGTTTTTATTAGAGAGAATAGGGCATTAAGAAAGCAAAACTCATCACATAGAATATCTCCAGAATTGGTGAAAAATCTTTCATTTCAAATTGTTAATGGCTTAGCTGCATTACATTCATCTGGATATACTCACCGTGATTTCAAGCCAGacaatattttattgatgGATACAGATGACAGTGAAAGAAAGTTTCCtacaattaatatttgcGATTTAGGTAAGTTGTAA
- a CDS encoding guanine nucleotide-binding protein codes for MESSLEYIGCLSGHSDWVTSIAAPPDNSDIVVSASRDKSVLVWNLSDANKDQHSIGSAKTRLTGHNQAVNDVAVSSDGSYVVSGSCDKTLRLFDVNAGKSVRNFVGHTSDVFSVALSPDNRQIISGSRDHTIKVWNAMGVCMYTLLDGQHNDWVSCVRFSPSTSQPLFVSCGWDKIVKVWSHEFKPTCNLVGHSSVLYTVTIAPDGSLCASGGKDGVVMLWDVSEGKHLYSLDANHSINALCFSPCNYWLCAATDKCIRIWELEHKLPVAEFAPPAPIKNGLPWCVSLTWSNDGKTLFAGSTDSNIYVYKVKN; via the coding sequence ATGGAAAGTTCGTTAGAATACATTGGGTGTCTATCAGGTCATTCTGATTGGGTAACATCAATAGCAGCTCCTCCTGATAACTCAGATATTGTAGTTTCTGCAAGTCGTGACAAAAGCGTCCTTGTATGGAACTTAAGTGATGCTAATAAGGATCAGCACTCGATAGGTTCGGCCAAAACTCGTCTAACAGGCCACAACCAAGCGGTTAATGATGTTGCAGTTTCAAGCGATGGGTCTTATGTTGTATCTGGCTCCTGCGATAAAACCCTAAGATTATTTGATGTTAATGCAGGGAAATCAGTCCGTAACTTCGTTGGTCACACTTCTGATGTATTTTCTGTTGCATTATCGCCAGATAACAGACAGATTATCTCAGGGTCGCGCGATCACACTATTAAGGTTTGGAATGCAATGGGAGTTTGTATGTATACTCTTCTAGATGGTCAGCACAACGACTGGGTATCATGTGTGCGTTTTTCACCTTCAACAAGCCAGCCTTTGTTTGTTTCTTGTGGATGGGATAAGATAGTCAAGGTTTGGAGTCATGAATTCAAGCCAACATGCAATCTAGTGGGCCACTCTTCTGTATTATACACTGTCACTATTGCTCCGGATGGTTCCTTATGCGCTTCTGGAGGTAAAGATGGCGTTGTCATGCTATGGGATGTAAGTGAAGGTAAACATCTGTATTCATTGGATGCCAACCACTCAATAAATGCGCTTTGCTTCTCGCCTTGTAACTATTGGTTATGCGCTGCAACTGATAAGTGCATACGTATCTGGGAATTGGAGCACAAATTACCAGTTGCAGAATTCGCTCCACCAGCTCCAATAAAGAATGGTTTGCCATGGTGCGTCTCACTAACCTGGTCAAATGACGGTAAAACGCTATTTGCTGGTTCAACAGACTCGAATATTTACGTatataaagttaaaaattAA
- a CDS encoding TBC domain containing protein has product MHFESSDNKIKEQITFLLNNENTNFDSSKAELIKSLIFSWKIFSERMDIESAEQFTNRFISLIGEHVFSQYYTTNGKIKRFYTHYENPFIVYLHVLYLKFSLGNFSGPISCTSLLNILFGDCNTEFSRILYRIHIFKIQNMLLLISSYYLNINWGYIYKLIPGISNFNCSNDAYYTRNIKNRGDDSAIGFIDSNLPRYNIHLSSFLVLRDCIYIVFSLIYYSKSRDLDDFIIDNYCGLLKDMTYQKTLLLTGPKISNTNNRLTGSFKLKERSCITSAIPLLYVLIQFISNSNETETVVNEIMSRITNEHIIDSGQYLKDNKFCSGNNSRIDISSPQFVISLKPSYKFPDYNKCIDILLKGGEFLFVYPAPNFLNLLIKRIRGNYTFDVGIGDFSKKNMNESRLSALLEEFFPKVMLKLSKDLTHLIIEEISNETKTRARGLSTISVETYKEKGIRSIFKRRPKKKKIPIENIVATSIGYSSRPESIPMPSPGMNIPCFCCIQSELDGASLFYRTLNIHTNKRCFKLLSVKTQDLCVKQWHAIIRQFMDLKFHQVQASNPISKNLIKITKSKKYNKIANCLLNSCKIIDKWYEEVLPKWGTHWNCNSMPVSIHNLSLSRNQNINKNRNESEYTKLYFGKYLKNISQTFQPDSFNFSFFGSHWLNQNNSMHIFVNRPRLTVLKSFQNLKGYSMENVCSSENGNSVSNWINFLQYKLHSSYPLYTFPIIDRGVRFGAPNSQLLSDLWSIGIPNDIRNKIWKIALGNDLKVSNELFNILNLQSKLNIDKNDDSSTNSVIFRYALEIQYIFYNKKRNSNIGKKLSPYIERKVEVLNSSASFYYPYFFSQKCGFAREFDYSTFKYEEADISLPLINTDEYFIDINNVYISKRMIKTDSLDNELFINRSNFEQIKSSDDIKFIDSLNSESMLALDFSSLEALKLNKFIQYHEVSNTHSNSFFQENMDLLKKNDTGNPSSITIIKGLLDTIAALISHIPNIGFQPCLINYLSVFLMYMDPPSAFKCMLNLINSFDFLFISSDITSNSFESIDKCSIGLLSEPSTGSLLLNSHYHNQFLYNDNIWILFSHIFQSFVYSKLPQLYQHLLYTIGIHFESVVTPWFRHIFMDTLSLPVVLIIWDNFLLLGLPLLFQAGLSLLKLCEPQLLKCENILDTLNLLLNNCDYNSFVIKADSFTNTLREMQKVCDITEITSITSQYKLIEQKRWILRNQQSVRNYLLSQGYYCTSTPNTPKGR; this is encoded by the coding sequence ATGCATTTTGAAAGCTCAGacaataaaattaaagaacaaattacttttttgcttaataatgaaaacaCAAATTTCGATTCTTCAAAAgcagaattaataaagagcttaattttttcttggaaaatattttcagagCGTATGGATATAGAGAGTGCGGAACAATTTACAAATAGATTTATTAGCCTAATTGGGGAACATGTTTTTTCACAGTATTATACTACAAATGGAAAAATTAAACGCTTCTACACTCATTACGAAAATCCATTTATAGTTTACTTGCATGTTTTGTACTTAAAATTTAGTCTAGGGAACTTTTCTGGTCCAATTTCTTGCACAAGCCTATTAAATATCTTGTTTGGTGATTGCAATACAGAATTTTCAAGGATTTTATATAGAATTCACATTTTTAAGATTCAGAATATGCTTCTTTTGATATCctcttattatttaaatattaattggggatatatttacaaattaATTCCAGGGATATCAAATTTTAACTGTTCTAATGATGCATACTACACTCgaaatattaagaataGAGGCGATGACTCGGCCATAGGTTTTATCGATTCTAATTTGCCTAGATATAACATTCACTTAAGCTCGTTTTTGGTTTTAAGAGattgtatttatattgtgttttcattaatttattattcaaaaagcAGAGATCTTGATGACTTTATAATCGATAATTATTGCGGACTACTAAAGGACATGACTTATCAAAAAACTCTATTATTGACTGGCCCTAAAATTTCAAACACAAATAATAGACTTACAGgttcatttaaattaaagGAAAGGTCTTGTATCACCTCAGCAATACCCCTGTTATATgttttaatacaatttatttctaactCAAATGAAACGGAAACAGTTGTAAATGAAATCATGTCTAGGATAACTAACGAACATATAATTGATTCTGGGCAGTATTTGAAGGATAACAAATTTTGTAGCGgaaataattcaagaattGATATTTCAAGTCCACAATTTGTAATTTCTCTGAAACCTTCTTACAAGTTCCCCgattataataaatgtaTTGATATTTTACTTAAAGGAGGAGAATTTTTGTTTGTGTATCCAGCaccaaattttttaaatcttttaataaagagAATAAGAGGCAATTATACTTTTGATGTAGGAATAGGTGATTTcagcaaaaaaaatatgaatgAAAGCAGATTAAGTGCACtattagaagaattttttCCGAAAGTAATGCTTAAACTATCTAAAGATTTGACACATTTGATCATTGAGGAAATATCAAATGAAACTAAGACTAGAGCTAGAGGCTTATCTACAATTAGTGTTGAGACTTATAAAGAGAAAGGGATTAGATCTATCTTTAAAAGAAGAcccaagaaaaaaaaaatccctattgaaaatattgtcGCTACAAGCATTGGTTATTCATCAAGGCCAGAATCTATTCCTATGCCGAGCCCTGGAATGAATATACCTTGTTTTTGCTGTATTCAAAGTGAGTTAGATGGCGcttcattattttataGAACACTGAACATCCatacaaataaaagatGTTTTAAATTACTTTCTGTTAAGACCCAAGATTTATGTGTTAAGCAATGGCATGCTATTATTAGGCAATTCATGgatttaaaatttcatcaaGTTCAAGCAAGTAAtccaatttcaaaaaactTAATTAAGATAACTAAAAGTAAGAAATACAATAAAATAGCAAATTGCTTACTTAATTCATGcaaaataattgataaatGGTATGAAGAGGTTCTTCCAAAATGGGGAACACATTGGAATTGTAATTCAATGCCTGTTTCTATTCATAATTTATCTCTTAGcagaaatcaaaatattaataagaataGAAACGAATCTGAATATACAAAGCtttattttggaaaatatttaaagaatatttctCAGACATTTCAGCCGGATAGCTTCAATTTCTCGTTTTTTGGATCTCACTGGctaaatcaaaataatagcATGCACATATTTGTGAATAGACCCAGATTAACCGtattaaaatcatttcaaaatttaaaaggATATTCAATGGAAAATGTTTGTTCTAGTGAGAATGGGAATAGCGTATCAAATtggattaattttttgCAGTATAAATTACATAGTTCATATCCTTTGTACACATTTCCAATCATTGATAGAGGAGTAAGATTTGGAGCTCCCAATTCACAACTTTTGAGCGATCTATGGTCCATTGGAATTCCAAATGATATAAGGaataaaatttggaaaatagCTTTGGGAAATGATTTGAAGGTATCAAATgaactttttaatattttaaatttacaaagcaaattaaatatagatAAGAATGATGATAGTTCAACAAATTCTGTTATTTTTCGCTATGCTCTAGAAATACAGTacattttttataataaaaaaaggaatTCCAACATAGGCAAAAAGTTGTCACCTTACATTGAAAGGAAAGTTGAAGTATTAAATTCCTCGGCATCATTTTACTATCCGTACTTTTTTTCACAGAAGTGCGGATTTGCAAGGGAATTTGATTACTCAACTTTTAAATATGAAGAAGCCGATATTTCACTCCCGCTGATAAACACAGATGAGtattttattgatataAATAATGTTTATATTTCGAAAAGAATGATAAAAACAGATTCATTAGACAATGAACTATTCATTAATAGAAGCAATTTTGAACAGATCAAGAGTTCTGATGATATAAAGTTTATAGATAGTTTAAATTCTGAATCAATGCTTGCTTTAGATTTCTCTTCATTAGAAgcattaaaattaaataagtTTATTCAATACCATGAAGTTTCTAATACTCATAGTAATTCGTTCTTTCAAGAAAACATGGATTTGTTGAAGAAAAATGATACTGGAAATCCAAGCTCGATCACGATAATTAAGGGGTTACTTGATACAATTGCAGCATTAATATCACATATACCTAACATTGGCTTCCAACCTTgcttaataaattatttgtcCGTATTTTTGATGTATATGGACCCTCCTAGCGCATTTAAATGTATGTTAAATCTgataaattcttttgattttctttttatttcaagCGACATaacttcaaattcatttgaaagCATTGACAAATGTTCAATTGGATTGCTATCAGAACCTTCAACTGGAAGTCTCCTTTTAAATTCACATTATCataatcaatttttatataatgataatatttggattttgTTTTCTCATATTTTCCAAAGCTTTgtatattcaaaattaccACAGCTGTACCAGCACTTGTTATATACGATTGGTATACATTTCGAAAGTGTAGTTACTCCATGGTTCAGGCACATATTTATGGATACATTATCACTTCCTGTCGTACTTATCATTTGGGATAACTTTCTTTTACTTGGGTTACCTTTACTTTTTCAAGCTGgtctttctttattaaagcTTTGCGAACCACAACTTTTGAAGTGTGAAAACATTTTGGATACTTTgaatcttttattaaataactgCGACTATAACTCATTCGTGATAAAGGCAGATTCATTTACAAATACATTGAGAGAAATGCAGAAAGTATGTGACATTACAGAGATCACGTCTATTACTTCACAATACAAGTTGATTGAACAAAAAAGATGGATATTGAGGAATCAACAATCGGTTAGGAACTATCTTCTTAGTCAAGGCTATTACTGTACCTCGACTCCCAACACTCCGAAAGGAAGATAG
- a CDS encoding phosphatidylinositol-4-phosphate 5-kinase, MORN beta hairpin repeats glycine-rich protein, which translates to MGGCKSKADKHIENREIPQAPELRVEKRPLVELQDKITYEGEWLGDNKHGYGIQKWPDGAVFEGNFVNGTANGYGVFIHTDGDKYEGEWQNDRAHGHGTYTHSDGSKYVGEWKNDKKHGRAIESWVDGSNFEGSYAYGLKQGFGKFSWHDGSKYIGNFDANQINGFGIYHWNDGRVYTGYWLKNHMFGYGKFDWTDHRCYEGQYINDKKDGDGKFTWPDGRAYIGQWKNGKQHGIGIFYNIKKEGKVGEWRDGSRLRWIKSSLENGELVGEGLSLREEYSKQREELLKANDLYENYRKLPKNDLELQQMRILQKFDEYLLTLSDSEKSLESNKQAASDTLVDSNNIVTQLKNNDSALENKHQEMENADGGNEQLNTESLQIEETKNEQENCGGSENVVEYTADLSLVEESSDKEEKPISAPLIQEDAQINTELVDQVQVDSNKDRGMTGGNSALDLLDCSENKGEILENSGADSSDSKLDNLEVKPCNNEDIQISEQEIKGDLVENIGSELKANSLTEKELEDIAENKGLEDSK; encoded by the coding sequence ATGGGAGGTTGTAAATCAAAGGCCGATAAGCATATTGAAAATAGGGAGATTCCACAAGCCCCAGAATTGAGAGTTGAAAAACGGCCTTTAGTTGAACTTCAGGATAAGATTACATACGAGGGTGAATGGTTAGGGGACAATAAACATGGATATGGAATTCAGAAGTGGCCAGATGGTGCCGTTTTTGAGGGAAACTTTGTCAATGGAACAGCAAACGGATACGGAGTATTCATTCATACTGATGGCGATAAATATGAGGGCGAATGGCAGAATGATAGAGCTCATGGCCATGGCACATATACGCACTCTGATGGAAGTAAATATGTAGGCGAATGGAAAAATGACAAAAAACATGGTAGGGCTATTGAGAGCTGGGTTGATGGTAGTAATTTTGAAGGAAGTTATGCATATGGCCTTAAACAAGGTTTTGGGAAATTTTCATGGCATGATGGTTCAAAGTATATTGGTAACTTCGACGCAAACCAAATTAATGGCTTTGGAATCTATCATTGGAATGATGGGAGAGTATATACGGGCTATTGGCTAAAAAATCATATGTTTGGTTATGGCAAATTTGATTGGACCGATCATAGATGCTATGAAGGACAATAcataaatgataaaaaagaTGGTGATGGCAAGTTTACATGGCCAGACGGTCGAGCATATATTGGTCAATGGAAGAATGGAAAACAACATGGAATTGgtatattttataatattaaaaaggaAGGTAAGGTTGGAGAATGGAGAGATGGAAGTAGGTTGAGGTGGATAAAATCTTCTCTAGAGAATGGCGAGTTGGTCGGGGAGGGTTTGAGTTTAAGAGAAGAATATTCTAAGCAAAGGGAAGAGCTTTTGAAAGCAAATGATTTGTATGAAAACTATAGAAAACTTCCAAAGAATGATTTGGAGCTCCAGCAAATGAGGATATTACAAAAATTCGATGAGTACCTACTCACTTTGAGTGACTCAGAAAAGAGTTTGGAATCAAATAAACAAGCCGCATCAGATACTTTGGTagattctaataatattgttacACAATTGAAGAATAACGATTCTGCCCTTGAAAACAAACATCAGGAAATGGAGAACGCTGATGGCGGAAATGAGCAGTTGAATACGGAAAGTTTGCAGATagaagaaacaaaaaatgaaCAAGAAAATTGTGGTGGTTCAGAGAATGTTGTTGAATATACTGCTGACTTAAGCCTTGTTGAGGAAAGCAGTGACAAAGAGGAAAAGCCTATTAGCGCCCCTCTCATACAAGAAGACGCTCAAATCAATACAGAATTAGTGGATCAAGTTCAGGTAGACAGTAACAAAGATCGTGGGATGACTGGTGGAAATTCTGCTTTAGACTTATTAGACTGTTCTGAGAATAAAGGAGAGATCTTGGAAAATTCTGGTGCAGATAGTTCTGACTCAAAATTGGATAACTTGGAGGTTAAACCTTgtaataatgaagatataCAAATATCGGAACAAGAGATCAAAGGAGATTTAGTAGAAAATATAGGTTCAGAATTGAAAGCTAATTCACTGACTGAAAAGGAATTGGAAGATATAGCTGAAAATAAAGGGTTAGAAGATTCAAAATAG
- a CDS encoding dTDP-glucose 4-6-dehydratase-like protein yields the protein MSDITVLVTGASGFIGSHLVEYLLSKGYYVLALDNFFSGDVINIGQCRENPRLEIIRHDIIDSIKLEVKEIYHLACPASPIHYQKDPIYTLKTCFIGTMNILGLAKRTNSKVVFASTSEIYGDPLVHPQNESYYGNVNTVGTRSCYDEGKRIAETLCMEYYRNHGVDVRIARIFNTYGPKMLFNDGRVVSNFILSSLLNQELPIYGDGTQTRSFCYITDMVDGLYKLMKLDREKILDNMPINLGNPNEISILELGEIIRELVDPNLKISHRKFPMDDPKKRQPDISRAIRILNWKPTVDIKTGIKETIKDFKVRLENNKSVEVLHQKEAKPILSG from the coding sequence ATGTCAGATATTACTGTTCTTGTAACTGGAGCCTCTGGGTTTATTGGCTCTCATCTAGTTGAGTATCTGTTGAGTAAGGGCTATTATGTCCTTGCTCTGGATAACTTCTTCAGTGGGGATGTGATTAATATTGGCCAGTGTAGAGAAAACCCTAGGCTAGAAATTATTCGACACGATATTATTGATAGTATCAAGCTAGAAGTCAAAGAAATCTATCACCTTGCATGCCCGGCATCTCCCATTCACTATCAAAAGGATCCGATCTACACGTTAAAGACATGCTTTATTGGAACTATGAATATTTTAGGGTTAGCCAAAAGAACAAACTCAAAAGTTGTATTTGCTTCTACATCAGAAATTTATGGTGACCCATTAGTTCATCCCCAAAATGAATCTTATTACGGAAACGTAAACACGGTTGGAACCAGAAGCTGTTATGATGAGGGGAAACGAATCGCGGAAACTCTCTGTATGGAATATTATAGAAATCATGGTGTTGATGTAAGAATAGCTCGAATCTTTAATACATATGGTCCTAAAATGCTGTTTAATGATGGTAGGGTAGTCTCAAACTTTATTCTCTCATCACTGCTCAATCAAGAATTGCCTATTTATGGGGACGGAACGCAGACAAGGAGTTTCTGTTATATTACTGATATGGTTGATGGGCTCTATAAACTAATGAAATTAGATAGGGAGAAGATTTTAGACAACATGCCAATTAATTTAGGAAATCCTAATGAAATCTCGATATTAGAACTAGGCGAAATAATTCGTGAACTTGTTGACcctaatttaaaaatatcgCACAGAAAGTTTCCAATGGATGATCCTAAAAAAAGACAACCTGATATTTCCAGAGCAATTAGAATCTTAAATTGGAAACCAACGGTAGATATTAAAACAGGAATCAAGGAAACTATAAAGGATTTTAAAGTAAGATTGGAAAATAACAAGTCAGTAGAAGTTTTGCATCAAAAGGAAGCTAAGCCGATATTAAGTGGCTAA
- a CDS encoding RAB6 protein, with protein MADNSSRNQISKFKFVFLGEQSVGKTSIITRFMYDTFDNNYQATIGIDFLSKTLYLEDRTIRLQLWDTAGQERFRSLIPSYIRDSSVAVVVYDITNRSTFLNTTKWIEDVRNERGKDVIISLIGNKADLEDRRQVKYEEAEKLAQENNIMFIETSAKNGYNIKSLFKKLASTLPNLDYIQEGKNEANSSSSLENNNANKIVDLQSGEENSRFNYKKCSC; from the exons ATGGCAGACAACTCTAGTAGGAATCAAATAagtaaattcaaatttgttTTCCTTGGCGAACAGTCGGTCGGGAAAACATCAATTATCACCAGATTTATGTATGATacatttgataataattatcaGGCAACAATCG GCATTGACTTTTTGAGTAAAACACTATATTTGGAAGATAGAACTATTCGTCTTCAACTATGGGACACAGCTGGTCAGGAAAGGTTTCGAAGTTTGATCCCCAGTTATATTAGAGACTCTTCTGTGGCTGTAGTAGTATACGACATCACGAATAGATCGACATTTCTGAACACTACAAAATGGATAGAAGATGTTCGCAATGAGAGAGGAAAGGATGTTATTATATCTTTAATTGGTAATAAAGCTGATCTTGAAGATAGAAGACAAGTAAAATATGAAGAGGCGGAGAAACTCGCACAAGAAAATAACATTATGTTCATTGAAACTAGTGCAAAAAATGGATACAACATCAAGTCTCTGTTTAAAAAGCTCGCTTCAACACTTCCTAATTTAGACTACATTCAGGAAGGAAAGAATGAAGCAAACAGTTCCAGTAGCTTAGAAAACAATAATGCCAATAAAATCGTTGATTTACAATCTGGGGAAGAAAACAGTCGCTTTAACTATAAAAAATGTTCGTGTTAA